The proteins below are encoded in one region of Sander lucioperca isolate FBNREF2018 chromosome 11, SLUC_FBN_1.2, whole genome shotgun sequence:
- the LOC116038122 gene encoding thiamine transporter 1-like, translated as MPCHAGWVGPTVPLCIYGFCSMMRPIEPFMTEFLTGTYKNLTTEQVTRQVYPVWTYSSLILLVPVLLVTDFLRYKPVIILQGLCYVTAFLLVLVGSGVHSAQWAFFSYSIATAADVAYFSYIYSVVQTSYYQKVTSYVKGAILLGYAVGALLGQLLVSVGGVSLFCLAFITLISVSVALMTSFFLPRPQTSLFLRGTDSVQQRSSGEDSQDSESQYFFMWVKTAAKHVGRMFRRLALDCKECYSSVAVLFFCIWSATGTCGFYQVTEYVQLLWIYMQPHNFTAYNGGVDSISTLSGAAATVAVGHMSLEWAVWGELVLGSFTFLIAGALFLMDLTDNIWISYTCFFIFKTVFMQLSTICTFQIAKTLNRERYALVFGINSFVGTVLQSVLTAIVISTKSLQLTITSQFLIYASFFVAISLLFTVRGVYTVLHMKHSAGGNQAERASNLPEASHVCGGNSYT; from the exons ATGCCCTGCCATGCTGGTTGGGTGGGCCCCACTGTGCCGCTCTGCATCTATGGATTCTGCTCCATGATGAGGCCTATAGAGCCCTTCATGACAGAGTTTCTCACGGGAACTTACAAGAATCTCACCACCGAGCAG GTGACCAGACAGGTGTATCCTGTGTGGACTTACTCCAGCCTGATTCTCCTCGTCCCAGTCCTCCTGGTGACAGACTTCCTCAGGTACAAGCCTGTAATCATCCTCCAGGGGCTCTGCTATGTCACCGCGTTTCTGCTGGTGCTAGTTGGCTCGGGGGTCCACTCGGCTCAGTGGGCCTTCTTCAGCTACAGCATTGCCACGGCAGCAGATGTGGCCTATTTCTCCTACATTTACAGTGTGGTGCAAACCAGCTACTATCAGAAAGTGACCAGTTATGTCAAAGGGGCCATACTGCTTGGCTACGCTGTGGGGGCTCTGCTGGGTCAACTGCTAGTGTCTGTGGGTGGGGTGTCTTTGTTTTGCTTAGCTTTCATCACTCTCATCTCTGTCTCGGTAGCACTGATGACCTCCTTTTTCCTTCCCAGGCCTCAGACTAGTTTATTTCTTAGGGGAACAGATTCTGTACAACAGAGAAGCTCAGGCGAAGACAGTCAAGACTCTGAAAGCCAATACTTTTTCATGTGGGTGAAGACAGCTGCCAAGCATGTTGGGAGGATGTTCAGAAGGCTTGCATTGGACTGTAAGGAATGTTATTCCTCTGTGGCTGTGCTCTTCTTCTGCATATGGTCAGCTACAGGGACATGTGGCTTTTACCAGGTTACAGAGTACGTCCAGCTGCTCTGGATTTATATGCAGCCCCACAACTTCACTGCCTACAATGGAGGGGTAGACAGCATCAGCACATTGTCAG GAGCTGCAGCCACTGTTGCTGTGGGACACATGTCTCTGGAGTGGGCTGTGTGGGGGGAATTGGTCTTGGGGAGTTTCACGTTCCTGATCGCTGGGGCTTTATTCTTAATGGATCTGACTGACAACATCTGGATCAGCTACACGTGCTTCTTCATCTTCAAAACAGTCTTCATGCAGCTCTCCACCATCTGCAC TTTTCAGATAGCCAAGACGCTGAATAGGGAGCGATACGCGTTGGTATTCGGCATCAACAGTTTTGTGGGCACAGTCCTCCAGAGTGTCCTCACCGCCATCGTCATTAGCACCAAGTCTCTGCAGCTTACCATCACCTCACAG TTCCTGATCTACGCCTCGTTCTTTGTTGCCATTTCCTTGCTGTTCACAGTCAGAGGTGTGTACACTGTGCTCCACATGAAGCATTCTGCTGGAGGCAACCAGGCAGAGAGAGCCAGCAACCTGCCAGAGGCCTCACATGTGTGTGGTGGAAATTCTTATACATAG